The Fusarium musae strain F31 chromosome 10, whole genome shotgun sequence genome window below encodes:
- a CDS encoding hypothetical protein (EggNog:ENOG41) codes for MSSSIQTLSRGVRTAPRALRGLSQVRRLSTTEASRNLSSTRDSAVHDPIMDKFWGNRVNVSETSTIVTQTPSVSATTTSRDPPLGTNVFEPSSAPRWSGISIPTGRQ; via the coding sequence ATGAGCTCTTCCATCCAGACTCTCTCCCGCGGTGTTCGCACTGCTCCTCGTGCTCTCCGTGGACTTAGCCAGGTTCGACGACTGAGCACCACCGAGGCCAGCCGCAACCTCTCCAGCACTCGCGACTCTGCTGTTCATGACCCCATCATGGATAAGTTCTGGGGCAACCGTGTCAACGTTTCCGAGACTTCCACCATCGTTACTCAGACACCCAGCGTCTCCGCTACCACTACCAGCCGTGACCCTCCTCTGGGCACCAACGTCTTTGAGCCTTCATCTGCTCCTCGCTGGTCTGGCATCTCCATCCCTACTGGCCGACAA